A window of the Sphingobium sp. CAP-1 genome harbors these coding sequences:
- a CDS encoding MFS transporter, which translates to MTQTLPKPSGRVRWIVCGLLFAAVVLSYIDRLVLPTLKPDLQARYGWSESGYADLAIWFQAGYGIAYVFFGRLIDRIGARAGYALAVTLWTIGHIAHIFFTSTAGMLLARIPLAIGEAGTFPAAIAATNEWFPKKERAFAIGIFNAGSNVGAIITPLIVPVIAVTLGWRWAFILTGLLTVIWLAAWLTFYRRPRDKQGLSAEELAWIETDPVEPQAPVKWATLFRHRQTWAYMAGRFLIDPVWWTFLFWLPDFFNKQYGVKMLDFGPPLIAVYLMADVGSVAGGWASSRFMGRGWSVNRARKSAMFLAALCAVPIAFAAHAPSMWIAVALIGLACAGHQGFSANLYALPGDVFPRWMAGSVVGLGGLSGALGGMLMAKFAGAILEHIGSYGPIFAVAAVAYLIALSVIHLLLPRYQPVLAPLPGNPA; encoded by the coding sequence ATGACGCAGACGCTTCCCAAGCCTTCAGGACGGGTCCGCTGGATCGTCTGCGGCCTGCTCTTTGCCGCAGTGGTGCTGAGCTATATCGACCGGCTGGTGCTGCCGACCCTGAAGCCCGATCTTCAGGCCCGCTATGGCTGGAGCGAGAGCGGCTATGCCGACCTCGCCATCTGGTTTCAGGCGGGATATGGCATCGCCTACGTCTTTTTCGGCCGGCTGATCGACCGGATCGGGGCGCGGGCGGGCTATGCGCTGGCGGTGACGCTGTGGACGATCGGCCATATCGCGCACATCTTCTTCACCTCCACCGCAGGGATGCTGCTGGCGCGCATTCCGCTGGCGATCGGTGAGGCGGGGACATTCCCCGCCGCCATCGCCGCGACCAATGAATGGTTCCCCAAGAAGGAACGCGCATTCGCCATCGGTATCTTCAACGCGGGGTCCAATGTCGGGGCGATCATCACGCCGCTGATCGTGCCGGTCATCGCGGTGACGCTGGGCTGGCGCTGGGCCTTCATCCTGACCGGGCTGCTGACGGTGATCTGGCTGGCCGCCTGGCTGACCTTCTATCGTCGCCCGCGTGACAAGCAGGGCTTGTCGGCGGAGGAACTGGCCTGGATCGAGACGGACCCGGTCGAACCGCAAGCGCCGGTCAAATGGGCGACCCTGTTTCGCCATCGCCAGACCTGGGCCTATATGGCCGGGCGTTTCCTGATCGATCCGGTCTGGTGGACCTTCCTCTTCTGGCTGCCCGATTTCTTCAACAAACAATATGGCGTGAAGATGCTCGATTTCGGGCCGCCGCTGATCGCCGTCTATCTGATGGCGGATGTGGGGTCGGTCGCGGGTGGATGGGCCTCATCGCGCTTCATGGGCCGGGGCTGGAGCGTCAACCGCGCGCGCAAGAGCGCCATGTTCCTCGCTGCGCTGTGCGCCGTGCCGATCGCCTTCGCCGCTCATGCGCCGTCCATGTGGATCGCCGTCGCCCTCATTGGCCTCGCCTGCGCCGGGCATCAGGGCTTTTCGGCCAATCTCTACGCGCTGCCCGGTGACGTATTCCCGCGCTGGATGGCCGGATCGGTCGTTGGTCTGGGCGGCCTGTCGGGCGCACTGGGCGGCATGTTGATGGCCAAGTTCGCCGGTGCCATCCTCGAACATATCGGCAGCTATGGCCCTATCTTCGCGGTCGCCGCCGTCGCCTATCTGATCGCGCTGTCGGTCATCCACCTGTTGCTGCCGCGCTACCAGCCGGTGCTTGCTCCTCTCCCCGGAAATCCCGCATGA
- the manD gene encoding D-mannonate dehydratase ManD, with product MPKIIDAKVIVTCPGRNFVTLKIITEDGVYGLGDATLNGRELSVASYLQDHVIPCLIGRDAHRIEDIWQYLYKGAYWRRGPVTMSAIAAVDTALWDIKGKIAGLPVYQLLGGASRESVMVYGHANGTTIEDTVKVALEYQAQGYKAIRIQCGVPGMASTYGVSKDKYFYEPADADLPTENVWNTSKYLRVVPELFKAAREALGWDVHLLHDIHHRLTPIEAGRLGKDLEQYRPFWLEDATPAENQEAFKLIRQHTTTPLAVGEIFNSIHDCRELIENQLIDYIRATVVHAGGISHLRKIANLADLYQVRTGCHGATDLSPVCMAAALHFDLSVPNFGVQEYMRHTPETDAVFPHAYSFADGAMHPGEAPGLGVDIDEELAAKYEYNRAFLPVNRLEDGTMFNW from the coding sequence ATGCCCAAGATCATTGATGCCAAGGTCATCGTCACCTGCCCCGGCCGCAATTTCGTCACGCTCAAGATCATCACCGAGGATGGCGTCTATGGCCTGGGCGACGCGACGCTCAACGGCCGTGAACTGTCGGTCGCCAGCTATTTGCAGGATCATGTCATTCCCTGCCTGATCGGCCGCGACGCGCACCGGATCGAGGATATCTGGCAATATCTCTACAAGGGCGCCTATTGGCGACGCGGTCCGGTGACGATGAGCGCCATCGCCGCCGTCGACACCGCGCTCTGGGACATCAAGGGCAAGATCGCCGGCCTGCCGGTCTATCAGTTGCTGGGCGGCGCCAGTCGCGAAAGCGTGATGGTCTATGGCCATGCCAACGGCACGACGATCGAGGATACGGTCAAGGTCGCGCTGGAATATCAGGCGCAGGGTTATAAGGCGATCCGCATCCAGTGCGGCGTGCCGGGCATGGCGTCCACCTATGGCGTCAGCAAGGACAAATATTTCTACGAACCGGCCGACGCCGACCTGCCGACCGAAAATGTCTGGAACACCAGCAAATATCTGCGCGTCGTCCCTGAACTGTTCAAGGCCGCGCGCGAGGCGCTGGGCTGGGACGTGCATCTGCTGCACGACATTCATCACCGCCTGACCCCGATCGAAGCCGGCCGTCTGGGCAAGGATCTGGAGCAATATCGCCCCTTCTGGCTGGAAGATGCGACGCCGGCGGAAAATCAGGAGGCGTTCAAGCTGATCCGCCAGCACACCACGACCCCGCTGGCCGTGGGCGAAATCTTCAATTCGATCCATGATTGCCGCGAACTGATCGAAAACCAGTTGATCGATTATATCCGCGCCACCGTGGTCCATGCCGGCGGCATCAGCCACCTGCGCAAGATCGCGAACCTGGCCGATCTCTATCAGGTCCGCACCGGTTGCCATGGCGCGACCGACCTGTCGCCGGTCTGCATGGCCGCCGCGCTGCATTTCGACCTCAGCGTACCCAATTTCGGCGTGCAGGAATATATGCGCCACACGCCCGAAACCGACGCCGTTTTCCCGCACGCATACAGCTTTGCCGACGGGGCGATGCATCCTGGCGAAGCGCCGGGCCTGGGCGTCGACATCGACGAGGAACTGGCCGCCAAATATGAATATAATCGCGCCTTCCTGCCGGTGAACCGGCTGGAGGACGGCACCATGTTCAACTGGTGA
- a CDS encoding glycoside hydrolase family 3 N-terminal domain-containing protein, translating to MSLARRQALGLLASTSFFAAAPAVAAKAKGPLYKDASAPIDLRVRDLLGRMTLEEKVGQIIALWATKADIMDDLTFSPAKASKAYPASFGQITRPSDRRGAPNGSNQAGGVGARWRTPADTVAFVTAVQKWAIEETRLGIPVLFHEESLHGYMATDATMFPMAIGMAGAFDRDLMREVQSVIAREVRARGVHLALSPVVDIARDPRWGRIEETFGEDPYLCGEMGVAAVLGLQGESKQIGPDKVMATLKHMTGHGQPQSGENIAPAPISQRELRENFFPPFRQVVKRTGIAAVMPSYNEIDGVPSHQNKWLLGDILRGEWHFDGAVVSDYGAVHELDTIHHVQPDPEGSARAALRAGVDCELPDGQTYRTLVDQVRSGKVPLEAVDIACTRMLTLKFRAGLFENPWPRRDYDALTGNAEARALALKAAHKSIALLKNDGTLPLSAGAHKRVAVIGPNAAIARLGGYSSIPRQDVSLLEGIQAKLKGKAEVVHAQGVFITQSEDRSVDDVFLADPARNRQLIAEAVEVAKGADIVLLAIGDTEQTSREGFAKNHLGDRTSLDLVGEQNELFAAIKATGRPVVVCAINGRPPSYPAVVEGANALLECWYPGQEGGTAMADILFGDVNPGAKLPVTVARDAGQIPIFYNRKPSARRGYVFEDISPLFPFGFGLSYTQFEIGKPRLSAPRIGVGGSVAVEVDVRNVGGRAGDEVVQIYVHDQVASVTRPIKELKGFERVTLAPGETKTVRLPLGPDAFTLWNLDMEEVVEPGLFDIMVGPDSQTLQTVTLEII from the coding sequence ATGAGCCTCGCGAGACGCCAGGCGCTGGGTCTGCTTGCTTCCACTTCCTTCTTCGCGGCGGCCCCGGCTGTCGCGGCGAAGGCGAAGGGACCGCTCTACAAGGATGCCTCCGCCCCGATCGACCTGCGGGTCCGCGACCTGCTGGGCCGGATGACGCTGGAGGAAAAGGTCGGCCAGATCATCGCGCTCTGGGCGACCAAGGCGGATATCATGGACGACCTGACCTTCTCGCCGGCCAAGGCGAGCAAGGCCTATCCGGCGAGCTTTGGCCAGATCACGCGCCCGTCCGACCGGCGCGGCGCGCCTAACGGTTCCAATCAGGCGGGCGGCGTCGGCGCGCGCTGGCGCACGCCGGCTGATACGGTGGCCTTCGTCACCGCAGTCCAGAAATGGGCGATCGAGGAAACGCGGCTGGGCATCCCGGTGCTGTTCCATGAAGAATCGCTGCATGGTTATATGGCGACCGACGCGACCATGTTTCCGATGGCGATCGGCATGGCGGGCGCGTTCGACCGCGATCTGATGCGCGAAGTCCAGTCGGTCATCGCCCGCGAAGTCCGGGCGCGCGGCGTCCATCTGGCGCTGTCGCCGGTGGTGGACATCGCCCGCGACCCGCGCTGGGGCCGGATCGAGGAAACGTTCGGCGAAGATCCCTATCTGTGCGGCGAAATGGGCGTCGCGGCGGTGCTGGGCCTGCAAGGCGAGAGCAAGCAGATCGGCCCGGACAAGGTCATGGCCACGCTCAAACATATGACTGGCCACGGCCAGCCGCAGAGCGGCGAAAATATCGCCCCTGCGCCGATCAGCCAGCGGGAGTTGCGCGAGAATTTCTTCCCGCCCTTCCGTCAGGTGGTGAAGCGCACCGGCATCGCCGCCGTCATGCCCAGCTATAACGAGATTGACGGCGTGCCATCGCACCAGAACAAATGGCTGCTCGGCGATATTTTGCGCGGCGAATGGCATTTCGACGGCGCGGTGGTCAGCGATTATGGCGCAGTCCACGAACTCGACACCATCCACCATGTCCAGCCCGACCCTGAAGGCTCGGCGCGCGCTGCCCTCCGCGCCGGCGTCGATTGCGAGTTGCCCGATGGTCAGACCTATCGGACGCTCGTGGATCAGGTCCGCAGCGGGAAAGTGCCCCTAGAAGCGGTCGACATTGCCTGCACCCGCATGTTGACCCTGAAATTCCGCGCGGGCCTGTTCGAAAATCCCTGGCCACGCCGCGACTATGACGCGCTGACCGGTAATGCGGAGGCTCGCGCGCTGGCCCTGAAGGCCGCGCACAAGTCGATCGCGCTGCTCAAAAATGACGGCACGCTGCCGCTCAGCGCCGGCGCGCACAAGCGGGTCGCGGTGATCGGTCCCAATGCTGCCATCGCCCGTCTGGGCGGCTATTCCTCGATCCCGCGTCAGGATGTGTCGCTGCTGGAAGGCATTCAGGCCAAGCTCAAGGGCAAGGCGGAGGTCGTCCATGCGCAGGGCGTGTTCATCACCCAGAGCGAGGATCGGTCGGTGGACGATGTGTTCCTTGCCGACCCGGCCAGGAACCGCCAGTTGATCGCCGAGGCGGTCGAGGTGGCGAAGGGCGCGGATATCGTGCTGCTCGCTATCGGCGACACCGAACAGACCAGTCGCGAAGGCTTTGCCAAGAATCATCTGGGCGACCGCACCAGCCTCGACCTCGTCGGCGAACAGAATGAGTTGTTCGCCGCGATCAAGGCGACCGGCAGGCCCGTTGTGGTGTGCGCCATCAATGGCCGCCCACCCAGCTATCCCGCCGTTGTCGAGGGCGCGAATGCGCTGCTGGAGTGCTGGTATCCGGGGCAGGAGGGTGGCACCGCCATGGCCGACATCCTGTTCGGCGATGTAAACCCCGGCGCGAAGCTGCCCGTTACCGTCGCGCGCGACGCGGGGCAAATCCCGATCTTCTACAACCGCAAACCCAGCGCCCGGCGCGGCTATGTGTTCGAGGATATTTCGCCGCTCTTCCCCTTCGGCTTCGGCCTCAGCTACACGCAGTTCGAGATCGGCAAGCCCCGGCTGTCCGCGCCGCGCATCGGCGTCGGCGGCAGCGTCGCGGTGGAAGTCGATGTGCGCAATGTCGGCGGCCGGGCCGGGGATGAGGTCGTCCAGATCTATGTCCACGACCAGGTCGCGTCCGTTACTCGCCCGATCAAGGAATTGAAGGGGTTCGAGCGCGTCACCCTGGCGCCCGGCGAAACGAAAACCGTGCGCCTGCCGCTTGGCCCCGACGCCTTCACCCTCTGGAATCTCGACATGGAGGAAGTGGTCGAACCCGGCCTGTTCGACATCATGGTCGGACCCGACAGCCAGACCCTCCAGACCGTCACGCTCGAAATCATCTGA